One genomic window of Cyprinus carpio isolate SPL01 chromosome B8, ASM1834038v1, whole genome shotgun sequence includes the following:
- the ubiad1 gene encoding ubiA prenyltransferase domain-containing protein 1 encodes MASSLKQTGGESGSLSGSNGLNGTKPSEVARVALDVQGKCAAYVLALRPWSFSASLTPVALGSALAYKLEGSVDLLVLLVCAVAVLVVHGAGNLVNTYYDFSKGIDHKKSDDRTLVDQILKPQDVVMFGAALYSAGCLCATLLYFLSSLKLEHLALIYFGGLSSSFLYTGGIGLKYVALGDVVILITFGPLAVMFAHAVQVGYLSVLPLVYAVPLALNTEAILHSNNTRDMDSDKQAGIVTLAILVGPALSYVIYNLLLFVPYLLFCILATRYTISMALPLLTLPMAFPLERQFRRQCYAKIPQKTAKLNLLMGLFYVFGIILAPQGSLPLL; translated from the exons ATGGCCTCCAGCCTGAAGCAGACCGGCGGAGAGTCCGGCTCGCTCTCCGGCTCTAACGGACTGAATGGGACGAAGCCGTCAGAAGTGGCGCGGGTGGCGCTGGACGTCCAGGGTAAATGTGCGGCGTACGTGCTGGCGCTGCGGCCGTGGAGCTTCAGCGCCTCCCTCACCCCCGTGGCCCTGGGCAGCGCTCTGGCCTACAAGCTGGAGGGCTCGGTGGACCTGCTCGTCCTGCTGGTGTGTGCCGTGGCCGTCCTGGTGGTCCACGGGGCGGGGAACTTGGTGAACACCTACTATGACTTCTCGAAGGGAATCGATCACAAGAAGAGCGACGACAGGACTTTGGTGGATCAGATCCTGAAGCCGCAGGACGTGGTGATGTTCGGAGCGGCGCTGTACTCCGCAGGATGTCTCTGTGCCACTCTGCTCTACTTCCTGTCCTCCCTCAAACTAGAGCATCTCGCTCTCATTTATTTCGGAGGACTGTCGAGCTCTTTCTTATATACTGGAG GCATCGGACTGAAGTACGTGGCTCTGGGGGACGTGGTCATCCTCATCACCTTCGGTCCCCTGGCCGTGATGTTCGCTCACGCCGTGCAGGTGGGTTACCTGTCGGTGCTGCCGCTGGTGTACGCCGTGCCGCTGGCGCTCAACACCGAGGCCATCCTGCACAGCAACAACACGCGGGACATGGACTCGGACAAGCAGGCGGGCATCGTCACCCTGGCCATCCTGGTGGGGCCCGCGCTGTCCTACGTCATCTACAACCTGCTGCTGTTCGTGCCCTACCTGCTCTTCTGCATCCTGGCCACGCGCTACACCATCAGCATGGCTCTGCCGCTGCTCACGCTGCCCATGGCCTTTCCTCTGGAGAGACAGTTCCGCCGGCAGTGCTACGCCAAGATCCCGCAAAAGACTGCCAAGCTCAATCTGCTCATGGGACTCTTCTACGTCTTCGGGATCATACTGGCGCCGCAGGGTAGCTTGCCGTTATTGTGA